The genome window CTATCCAAGAATTCGAATCTATCAGTGAGCATTATCAATGCATTAGGTGAGATTCCGGGTGGTGAAGGTGCGTCAACTTATCTTGAGGCAAAGCTTAAAGAAAAGTTCAATAGTTCCGAAATTCGCGCACAAATTGCACTGTATTTTGGCAAAAAGAAATTAACTCATGCAGAAGTAACTCTCCAACAATTGGCTTTCTCCGAAGCTGAGACACTAACATTGCGGACCTATGCGATTAGTAGCTTAGGCAAGATCAACTCGGTTTCTTCAATGCCAAAACTCAGAGAACTCATAACCGAAATTCGGAATAATCCAAACTCAGATAGTAAAAGAAACCAACTCCTCAAAATCTATTCCCTTGGCGCATTGATTGAGTTAGGTGACGCAGAAGTATTTGATGAGATCGTTGAATTTACCAAAGATGATGACTCCATTGTGAGACTCAGATCAATCCAATTTTTGCTTGATTCTAAAAGACCGGAAGCTCGAGAAATTCTGGAATATAAATCCAAAAGAGATCCAAGTCCGAAAGTACAAAAAGCTGCAACAGACGCCCTCAAGAAATTAGATGGTGAGACAACTGAGGGAAGCGATTCCGCGAGCGATGAAACTAAGCCAGAATCGGCGAACCAAGATAGTATAGATGATAAAGCTCAATCAACAGGAAAAACTGGGAAATGATCCCGAACTGTAATTATAAATCAAAATCTATATCAAGGTTAAAATTTTTAAACGAAATAATTCTATCTAAAAAGAGAATTGCTAGTTTGAGGAAAATAAAAAATTACCTAATTGAGATATTAATTGTTGTAACAGTAGCAAATTTGAGCCTAGTAGATTCAATTTGGAGTGAGCGATTTCGCGGACCTATTTCGATCCAAGAGAAAAGAATCAAAGATTATAAATCGGAATTGAGCTCAGAGAATCCTAACTATCCAAAAGAAATGCATTTGTTCTTTCAAGAGTTGATGGGAGATTATGCAATATTTTATGATTTAGATGGCAATACTGTTCACTTCAAATACAGAAGGAATAAATGGGATCGTGATGCAATAGAAGCTGTCCATAATTTATTACCAAGTCGTTCTTACAAAGTTCAAGGAGAGTTCACTGGAATTCTGTTTTTTGGAAAGAATCTAGAAGGCCGCAAGCAAGCGATTCCTGTATTTCTTCCCAATAACGAAAACCTTGAATTGGAATGGAAAAAAGAACCAGACACAATACCAGTATTTAAACTTGTATCATACAATGAATCCTATTCGGACACGATCATTTTTGAATCACCAAATGAACAATAGATTGAAAGATCAGAATATCCAATTGTATTGAAGATTCATAAATAGAAAACTACCTTCGCGATTGATTCTCTCCGAAGAAGTGATGTTCCATTCTATGAATTCTGTGCGAAATCTAAATCGTAATATTTTTGCTCGATCAGACAGTGCAATTTGTACGGTATCGTATCCAGAAAACCGTTCTACCGGACTACGAAATCTGTTAGTCTCTGCTTGAAATAGAACACTTGTCTCAAGCTTCCAACCATTTCCTCGAAAGTTCAATCCAGCTTCCGTTGTCCGATCCCCGTTGTATCGAATCTCTCGACCAATCAGCCAATCAATAGACTTACCATGATACATCCAGAGAATTGCATCTGCTCTTGTAAAATCTTCAAATCGTTTGCCATCCATTTCTGACCAATAGGAATAATCACGGTACCGATATACTGGGCTTCCAAGCACAGTCTCCCAGATTCCCCATCGTATACTTTGGTAACGCTCTCTTTGTCCAATCTCTACAGAATCAAATGCTTCGATTCTATGATAGGGTCCTATCCCAATAGCGATCCAACTGTTGATTGCATTTTCTTGACTAGATTGAAAACTATCACTACTCTGTAAGAGAAATCCATTGTCGTCTTTATAGGTGAGACCTTCAAGATAGAGTTTAGATTCTGGGTGTTCGATTTTTGTATGGAAGATTCCGAAGTAGTCAGTCTTAGTTCCGATCGCTTCACCATTTAAAGTAAAAAGTACCTTAGTCTTGCCAGGATAAAATTTCATTGGCGTTCGGTAAAAATTCGCATACAATGATCTTTTTTCGGTTTCGGGAGAGTAGGTAACAGCTAATGTTTTTTCGGGAAAAACCAAAGAAAAACCTGGTTTATCGCCCGTTATATCTTGGGAGAAAAATATTCCAGGTGAGAAGTATCCTGGAAGAAAATTTAAAAAAGCGGACTCACGGATCGGTTGGTTCTCGCCTAAAGTATTGTAAAATTCTGGATCTTTTGCAAAGAAAAATCCTGGAATGGATTTGTATCTATGACCGAGACCTAGATCTATATAATCATTTTTGTAGGAAATTGATCCAAGACTTCGATCGCCGCGACTCTCACCCAAAACGGAAAGTCTTTTCCATCGCATCTCACCGAAATTCGTGACCTTAGATGATTCTTTTGCGTCAGCATATCTGGATTGGAATTGTTGAACCGAACCACCGACCGAAAATTGCACTTCATCTTCTTTGTCTTTTGGTTTGAAGGAGTGAGCAGAAACGATTGTGGGTTCTTTTCTCTTTTGCTCGGTTTTTTTGTATTGAGTAGCGTATTTGTAATCTTTTTGCTTATTGGATTGAGACTTTGGAGTTGGTGCCGACTGCAATGGAGCAATCGGAATCATAAAAATCATCCAACAGAATAAATTTACTCTCACCAGAACTCCATAAAATAGCAAATCAATCAATCGAACTCGAGAATTGCCGGGAATCGCATAGAATCGCACCATACTGATCTATTTCTTGGGTTGGGGAAAAAATGGGAATTTTGGGCTGGATTTTGAATATTTTCGCAAAAAAAAAATCAAAAATCGCCAATTTTGTCCAGGGTTTACAGTAATATTTTCATCAGATAAGAAAAACTACTTGTCTATTTACTACTCAAGAAGTAAGTAGTAGAAACAGGTGTTTAGTAGAATTTCTTGTTGTACTTTTAAATATTATGTCGTCTAATAAATAGGCGAGGAGGAATAACCTATGGTGATACGATCCCTTTACCAACCCGTCTACCATCGCGAGAAGAAAGGCGGCCTTCCAGGTGCTGTTTCTCAGCCGGTTAAGAACCGTGCTGATGATGGTAACAAAACTTTCGAAGACTATCTAACGGATTCATTCCGTGGAGAAGTCGTTCAACAGGGCACATGGTTTGCTCCGCAGATTTCGGAACTTAGCAAGAGGAACTTAAGGAAACTCTAGGTTGTCTTTCGCTCTAAGGGCAGGGTCGCAGGCATCTGGCACAGACCCTCGCTCACGAATTTTGCGTGATCCTGCATTGCTTGAGGATTGGGAGCTACTTAGCATTTTGCTTAGGACGGGAAGTCATAAGACGGACGTCTATAAGCTATCCCAAGAGATCCTCATCCATGTAGGTGGACTTGCAAATTTTGCCTCGTTCTGTCAATCAACACTCCCCAATATACCTGGACTTGGACTAGCGAAGAAGACAACTCTTCTTGCTATTAGTGAGCTCGCATCCCGTATCCGAAGATCCGATCTTTTGCAAACGATTAGTCCTTTTCCCTTGTGTGACCTCTACAATAGTTTATGGCTACTCACTGCGAGAGAAACTAGGGAATGCTTCTATATCATCACTTTTAGTTTAGAGGGTTTGGTTCGTCGGGTGGAAAAAGTTGCAACTGGAACCTTGACTGAAGTGAGCATACATAAACGAGACCTTGCAAAAGTTGCTCTCGACGATTCATCTGGATATTGCCTTATAGCCCACAATCATCCTCAGCAGACTTGCCTTGCATCCATTGCCGACTTCAATCTATTTGCAGAATTGCGACGATTCTTTGCTGAGTTAGAGATTTCCTGTTTTGATCAATGGGTGCTTGGAATTGACGGACTCTATTCTTGTCGCCACTCTCAAGTTCTCGATTGCAAGAATTGGAGTCGTGATTTTCTTCCAGAGGAATACTCATTTCTAACCGATAATTTATCATAAGGAAATGAATGGTAAGTGAATCTATGAGTTTGTCATATCTTAGGATCATCTGGGTTCTAGTCCGTAGAGATTACGCACTTCAATATGCAGGAAGTTTTCTTGGCATCACTTGGATGCTATTGCAGAATCTTACTTTAATTTTTATCTATGCATTTGTGTTTCTATTTTCGAATCTAAGAAATCCTGGCACACAAGCGGATTACAGCGGTTATGTGTTCTCTGGATTGCTTTTTTGGATCCCGCTTCAAGAGCTTCTTACTCGAGGGACAAGTATCATCACAGACAATCGCCAATTGATCAAAAGATCAAGTCTTGGAATGGATATTTTTCTCTGGGTTCCGTATTTCCAATATTTGATACATTTCTTTGCGACTGCGATTCCAATCGTGATCCTACTTCAATACTATTCTTCAGTGAATTGGGTTGGATTGATTGTGGCCTTTGTCTGGATGGGTTTTATAGGACTCTATGTAATGCTTCTCATCAACTATCTTTCCCGATTGAATATCATCATGAAAGATATTTCACCTTTGGTGCGTCTGCTTTCGCAAATTTTATTCTGGACACTCCCGATTCTCTATTATCCAAATGGAATCTTGGGTACGATCAATAGTTTTCATCCGTTTAATATTCCTCTAGATATTTTTCGTTCGCTGATTTTGGAAAGTTATACAAGTCCTTTTGTATTCTACTCCTTTATCCCTTTCTTACTTGTATTTTTTATGATCTGGTATTTTTCTAGAAATCGATTTCATAAGGTTGTGTTAGACCAACTTTGATCTCACTCAAGAAAGTAACCAAAGACTATCATGGTTTCTCAGGAGCATTGGATCGAATCATAAGCGGCTTAAGTTTTGGTTATTTGGGTGGAAAAGTTCGCTTCCGCGCATTGAATGATATCAATTTAGAATGCAAACCAGGAGAGATTCTTGGAATCATTGGTCGTAATGGTGCCGGCAAATCCACTTTATTGAAAGTCATAACGGGTGTTAGCGGGTATGATTCTGGCTCAATTGAAGTGTCAGGGAAAGTTCGATCCATTTTGGAATTGGGTGTTGGATTCAATCCAGAACTTTCAGGTGAAGAAAATGTTTTCTACAACGGTCTCGTCTGGGGCTATTCCACTACAGAAATCTATCCCGTAATGGAGAAGGTTTTTGATTTCGCAGGACTCCAAGATTTTCGTAATACTCCAATTAAGAATTATTCTTCAGGCATGATCATGCGATTGGGGTTTGCACTCGCGACGGCAACTGCGCCAGAAGTTCTTGTTGTCGACGAGGCACTTGCTGTTGGAGATGCGAGTTTTCAGCAGAAATGCATCCAAAGATTCTACGACTTCCAAAAGCTCGGAACAACAACAATTATCGTTAGTCACGATCTTACGCTTTTGTCTCAACTTTGCTCTCGAATCATTGTTATGGAAAAGGGTTCGATCATCTATGACGGAGATTCCATTACAGCTGTGCGCAAATATATGCTAACAATAGCAGGTGATTCCAACGAAGGGAAAACGGATTTCGCAATTGGGAATCGATTGCAGAAATTAGATTGGAAATTAGTTCGCAGCGGCGTCGAGAATCCGACTCTTTTTTTTGTTGGTGATGAAGTGAGTTTGCAAGTGGATTTTATTTTGCGAGAAACGCTTCCACAGATAACTGTGGGTTTTCATCTAGAAGATGCAAGTGGACTCAAAGTATTTGGAACATCTAGTTTCCATCTAGGAAATTTTTTACATGATCTGGAACCCGGTGTAGTGCATTCAGTTGTTTTCCATTTTCCCTTAAATATTGGCGTTGGGAAATATTCTCTCGGACTCAGTCTCCATAAAGGTGACAGCCATGTTACAGATTGTTACTATTGGGGTGAGGGATTATTCTCATTTGAAGTTGAGAGAATCCAAGTTCCGAAATTCATCGGGATGTCCTATCTTCCAGTTCGCATGGAATATACTGCAGAATAAGAACATAAAATCTTTCTTTCCAGATAAATTTCCAAGCAAAAACTGGCAAACATGAAAGTATGCGTAATTGGAACTGGATATGTTGGCCTCGTTGCAGGAACTTGCTTTGCAGAATACGGAAATGACGTTATCTGCGTTGATAAAGATGCAAAGAAAATTGAAAATTTACGAAATGGTATCATCCCAATCTACGAACCTGGTCTATCCGAATTGGTTCTCAATAACGCAAAAGAGCAAAGATTAAAATTTACGACCTCACTCAGCGACGGTGTTCAAGCAAGTGACTTTGTTTTTATAGCTGTAGGAACTCCTACTTTAGCAGACGGATCTGCTGATCTGTCAATGGTCTACGGCGTCGCAAAAGAAGTCGGTCTTGCTATGAACGGTTACAAAATTGTTGTAGATAAATCCACCGTTCCTGTTGGCACAGCAGACGGAGTCAAAAAAGTTCTATCCGAGAACACCAAACATCCATTTGATGTTGTATCCAATCCTGAGTTCTTGAAAGAAGGTGCAGCAATTGAAGATTTTATGAAACCTGAGAGAGTTGTAATAGGTGCTGATTCCGACAAAGCTCTTGATTTGATGGCAGAGCTTTACAGTCCGTTCGTTCTGAACGGTAATCCGATTCTAAGAATGAGCCTGCGTTCAGCTGAACTCACTAAATATGCATGCAATGCTTTTCTTGCGACTAAGATTTCTTTCTCGAATGAGATAGCCAATCTATGTGACGCCGTGGGTGCGAACTATGAAGACGTAAGAAAAGGAATGGGAACTGATTCAAGAATTGGTAGGCAATTCTTGTATGCAGGAATAGGTTACGGTGGTTCGTGCTTTCCAAAAGATGTCCAAGCACTCATCAAAACTTCACAAGAGTCCGGGTCTCCCGTTCGAATCATTGAAATGGTTGAAGAAGTAAATGAAAGCCAGAAGACAATTCTCTTGAGTAAAATATTAAAACATTATAATACAGAAGACCTTTCTGGCAAAACTTTTGGAATATGGGGACTTGCTTTTAAACCGGGAACAGATGATATGCGTGAAGCTCCATCCATTCCTTTGATCTTAGAACTGCATAAACGTGGCGCAAAAATCCAAGCTTTCGATCCAGTAGCCAAAGAAACATCCGAGTACTACTTCAAAGGTAAAGTAGAATATAAAGAAAATCCTTATGAAGCAATCAAAGGTGCAGATGCTCTATTGCTTGTAACTGAGTGGCGCGAATTCAGGGAGCCGGATTTTACTAAGATAAAATCCTTATTAACATCACCTGTTATTTTTGATGGAAGAAATCAATACAAACCTAAGAATATGGAGAAGCTTGGTTTCTCGTACTATTCAATAGGAACTAGATAGGATAGTGACTGAAGATAGTTGGCTAAAGCGTTGGAACGAACGTTATAGAGAAATCGAATATGCTTATGGCGAAGAGCCAAACGATTTTCTAAGAAGCCAATTGTCCAAGTTACAACCTGGGAGAATTCTTTTTCCAGCTGATGGAGAAGGTCGTAACTCTGTTTATGCGGCAAAACTTGGCTGGAACGTTTCTGCATTTGATATAAGTTCTGAAGGCAAAAAGAAAGCAGATCAACTTGCAGAAAAAAATCAAGTAATTATTGATTATCAAGTCTGTGATATAGAGAAACTAAAATACAATTTAGAAGAATTCGATGCAATTGCTTTGATATATGCTCACTTCCCAGCAAATTTGAAATCGTATTATCATAAAACCCTAGATAAATATCTAAAAACTGGTGGAATAATTATATTTGAAGCATTCAGCAAAAAGCATATCGACTATATTAAGGCTAACGAAAAAGTCGGCGGACCTCGCGACATTGAGAGCCTTTTTTCTATAGAGGAAATGAAACAAGATTTTGCAAATTATCAAATATTGGAATTGGAAGAAACAGAAATCGAATTAAAAGAAGGTCAATATCATAATGGAATAGGATCCGTTATCAGATTTATTGGAATGAAGAAGTAGGTTACAAACTCATTCATTAGAATTAATTGATGAGAACCGACTACTTCTCACCTACCTGCGGTATTTATTCTTGTCGATTTTTCTCTTTGCAAATCTTTCATTCAAAATCGCATTGGCTGTATCGTTCTCGGAATAGCCCTGTGGATCGCGATTCATTATAAATTTTCGTATGATCCAAATTGCTGCAACCAGGATAACAATTCCGATTATCCAAATGAAAAGCATATCAAATCCCTCTTGCGTAGATACGTCCATAATGATTCACTCCTAATGACCGATTTAACTGTTTTTGAAATAGTTTACAACCTCAAAAACGTAAAATATCATTTTAAATTTTCAATTTGACAATAATTATTTAACTCAAAAATGATTTGAAACTCTTGTCGCATTAAAGAAGTATTGTAGAGTTTAGCTTGAAGCTTAGGAGCCAAAATGTTCGGTATACGATTTATAAAAACTAGACCCATAGACTATGTCATTCAATTTGCATCTGGTAAGATTAATAAGAAGGGTGCAGGGTTAAGTTTTTTCTATTTTGCACCATCATCCACTCTTGTGATAGTGCCAGCCGATACAAGAGATGCACCTTTTATCTTTCAAGAGATGACCAAGGACTACCAAGACATAAGCATCCAAGGACAAGTTACTTTCAAAGTCAACAATCCTGAAAAGTTAGCATCCCTACTTGATTTCACCATAGATGGGACGGGTCGTTATATGGGAGATGGGATTGAAAAATTGAATCTAAGAATGACGAATCTTATCCAAGTTGCCGTTCGAGAAAAATTTCGTTCTCTGGATCTGACTGAGGCACTCACAGCTGCTTCAGAGTTGTATGAACCAGTTCTACAGCGTCTAAAAAGTTCATCAACATTGGTTGAGTTGGGAATTGATGTATTGGATTTTAATATTCTAAAAATTAGTCCAGCACCAGAGATGGCTCGCGCACTTGAAGCAACCACTCGAGAAGGATTCTTACAAACAGCGGATGAGGCAGTCTTTCACAGAAGAAATTTTGCTGTTGAGCAAGAAAGAAAAATCAAAGAAAACGAATTGCAAACACAAATAGCTGTAGAAGAAAAAAATCGAACCATTCGTGAAACGAAAATGAATGCAGAAATCTCCGTTCAAGAAAAACAAAAACTTGTAGAAATCGCAAAGATGGAATCTGTACAAGCAATTGAATCTAAGAAATTAGAAATTGAACAATTGAAATTGAATTCTAGAATCGAACAAGAGAAGAAGAAAACCGAACTCATCAGTAGCCAAACAAAGAATATGTTAGAATATGCGAAAGCAAAAGGTGCTTCTATGAAAGAGGAATTGTCTGCTTTCAAAGAGATTCCCATTGAATTTATGGAGGTTCTTGCATCCAACCAAATGGATAGTTCGAAACTCATTGCCCGAGCATTCCGAGATATTGCGAAGAATTCAGAAAAAATCGGTAATCTAAACATAAGTCCTGATTTATTGAATATGCTAATGGACAAAGAAAATCCAAATGTTTAGTATTAGAATCCTAAGGATTATTATGATATTCGAATCCTTGATGTGAGTACGAATTGTTCGATAAAATTGTAATTGTAACTCGTAGCACTCGTCTTGAAGAAAGTATTAGAAAGTTTAATACGAAAGGGCAAGCTAAGTTCTATGTTACAAATCGTGGACAATCTTTTGAAGATTATGAATTGGAGTATGATAATTATTCCAAAGCAAAAGAGCAAGTAATTCGAGCAATCGATCCAGGAATCAAATACCATCTCATTGATCGATCCTATCTTACCAATTATGTTTTTGGTCCAAATGATTTGGTTCTAACATTGGGTCAGGATGGATTGGTTGTTAACACTGCAAAGTACCTAACGGGGCAGCCAATTTTTGCTGTAAATCCTGATCCAGCGAGATTTGACGGAGTTCTATTGCCTTTTACAACGGATGATATCCAAACCAATCTCAGTCGTGTATTCGAAGCTCAACCTTCCTTCCATGATATCACAATGGCACAGGTTCAATTGGGCGATAATCAGAAACTGTATGCCTTCAATGATTTTTTTATAGGACCGAAATCACAATCTAGCGCTAGATATACGATTCATTATAGATCGGAATCGGAAAGACAAATTTCTAGTGGCATCATCGTTTCAACGCCTGCAGGTTCGACTGGTTGGTTTAGTTCTGTTTTCAATATGGCAAATGGAATGAATCGTTTTGCAAATTCTGAAATACAATTAACTCTCACTCAGATGAGTTGGAGCGATAAGCGCCTGTTATTTGCAGTCAGGGAACCTTTTATGAGTCAATGGAGTAAAGCAGATATTGTAGCTGGAACTGTGGATTCAGGCGAAGAGTTGGTTCTTGAGAGTCATATGCCAGAAAACGGTGTCATTTTTTCTGATGGAATGGAGACTGATTTCTTGGAATTTACAACAGGAACTACGGCTAAAATTAAATTAGCCGATAAAATCACTAAATTAATTGCAGCATCGCAGAAAGGATAAACTATATGGGAACCAAATCAATTTTAATCACTCAATGTCTACAGAATGATTTTGTCGAGCCCATTCAGAAATACGATCCTATACCTAATTTATTGCATGTAGGTTATGCGGAAGCTCATAGAATTATGGGCGAGAATCCAAGTGAAGGAGCTGTAATAGCTTTCATGGAATGGGCGATGCTTGAGGAAAAATCTAAGAACCTCGAGATAATTCATATTCGAGATTGGCATGATCCAAATAATCCGGAAGAGGCAGATCATCTCAATCAGTTCAGTCCTCATTGCTTGCAGAATACAAAAGGTGCCGAGTTTGTTTATCAATCGCTTCTGGGACAATCATTAGAAAAACATAATATAGTAGATGCATCGGGGCTTAATGATTTTCATAAAACAAATTTAGAAACTATTATACGTGAAATCACTTCGATCGATGGGTCAGCGCGAGTCGGCTTGATAGGCGTCTGGACAGAGGCCAAAATCAGTTTCCTCGCTTATGAGTTGGTTACAAGATATCCGAATTTCCAGATTGGAATTTGCAGCGCACTTACCGCAAGTTCAACAAGGCATATGCACTATGTTGCACTGGATCAAATGCGCAATCTACTTGGCATAGAAATATTTACATCCATTGGAAGCTTTAGTGAATTCCTGACTGGCAAAAGTATTTCAATACTACCTGGATCTAAAAGAAATAGTAGAACAAAAGTTAATTTTATTTATAAAGATGATTTTAAGCCAACTGAGATCGATCAAGATATTTTATACTATTTGTATAGAGATTGTCAGATGGTTGAGTTCCATTGTCTGGATGGTGGATTCTCTGGGAATGTGGTTCTCCGTGCCAAAAGTATCGATGCATTCGGACACAAGCAAGTACCAACCGTTATAAAGATTGGCGCAAGAGATCCCATCGCTAAAGAGAGATCTTCCTTTGAGAGAATAGAGGAAGTATTGGGGAATACCGCTCCAAGAATTGTAGATTTCGCAGAAATCCAGGAGAGGGGTGGAATCAAATACAGATATGCTGCGATGATCGAAGGTAGAATGGAAGTTTTCCAAGATCGTTATGAGAGCGGAAGTGACTTAGCGGAAATTTTTGCATTATTAGATACAGTTTTTATCAAACAGTTGGGAAGACTCTATGATGCATCAGAGCCAGAAAAATTGAATCTATTAGAATATTATGATTTTTCATCTAAATATGCAAAATCAGTTCGAAAAAGAGTAGAGGCAATTCTTGGACGAGAAATTGGAATGGAAGAGAGTATATCGATCATAGGTGGAAATACTGGCGACAAAGGTATTTCTATTGATCAGGAAAAATCAGGCAATGAAGGAGCTGGATCTATAGGCAGTGCCCATTCTCAAGAAGTCTACAATGTTTGTCTTTTTTACGAACGGGATTTACAAGAACTCAAAGAAATTGGTTCTATTCCTCACTATGTGTCTTATATTCATGGTGATCTAAACGGGAAGAATATAATTCTAGATTCGCAGAACAATGTTTGGTTGATAGATTTTTTCCATACGCACCGCGGGCATATTCTAAAGGATCTCCTCAAATTAGAAAATGACCTTTTGTATATTTTCATGAAGATCGATGATAAAGATTGGGATGAAGCTTGTCTCTTGATTGATACAATCTTGGGAATGGAAGACTTGGGAGTTCCATTGTCAGAATCTTTGGTTAACAATTTTACATCTGAGAAAATACAGCGAACATATAGAACGGTTTGCAAATTGCGATCATTCTATCCTAAGCTTATCCAATTGGATCGAGATCCGTACCAAATGTACGTTGGGTTTCTTCGTTATGCTATGCATACTTTGTCATTTGATGAATGCAGCGATATTCAGAAAAGGCTCGCTCTCTATGCAGGTTGTAAATTGGCTAAATTAATACGGGATTCCTTATTATTATCTAAGAGACTCAGAATAGATTTTATACCGATTCCTAATAGAAAAGGAAAAATTGGATTAACTATTTTGCCTGGAAGGAAAGATAGAAACCGAAATCTATCAGATGATTTGAATGTCCTCAAAGAAGAAGGAATCAAAAAAGTTTACTCAC of Leptospira sp. GIMC2001 contains these proteins:
- a CDS encoding HEAT repeat domain-containing protein, which translates into the protein MHNSTRESQNWKRPSWFRLFHYHLRIYYTSIKSQNLSYYFSIELFKFIFLYARNTFKNLNIFRATHIALYGFVCIFLLIGRLDAVAVKPAPKPISEEAYRKKTDVLTQVLKYGTSLERKAALAEVEKIPSEYQNELKPLIIESFKKEKDPGMRLAFLRVAGTLKLIESKDDVLMSLEDENEDIARSAVATLKKWEDPDSWNDLLRRLKKEDLSKNSNLSVSIINALGEIPGGEGASTYLEAKLKEKFNSSEIRAQIALYFGKKKLTHAEVTLQQLAFSEAETLTLRTYAISSLGKINSVSSMPKLRELITEIRNNPNSDSKRNQLLKIYSLGALIELGDAEVFDEIVEFTKDDDSIVRLRSIQFLLDSKRPEAREILEYKSKRDPSPKVQKAATDALKKLDGETTEGSDSASDETKPESANQDSIDDKAQSTGKTGK
- a CDS encoding LIC_11959 family protein; translated protein: MRKIKNYLIEILIVVTVANLSLVDSIWSERFRGPISIQEKRIKDYKSELSSENPNYPKEMHLFFQELMGDYAIFYDLDGNTVHFKYRRNKWDRDAIEAVHNLLPSRSYKVQGEFTGILFFGKNLEGRKQAIPVFLPNNENLELEWKKEPDTIPVFKLVSYNESYSDTIIFESPNEQ
- a CDS encoding JAB domain-containing protein: MSFALRAGSQASGTDPRSRILRDPALLEDWELLSILLRTGSHKTDVYKLSQEILIHVGGLANFASFCQSTLPNIPGLGLAKKTTLLAISELASRIRRSDLLQTISPFPLCDLYNSLWLLTARETRECFYIITFSLEGLVRRVEKVATGTLTEVSIHKRDLAKVALDDSSGYCLIAHNHPQQTCLASIADFNLFAELRRFFAELEISCFDQWVLGIDGLYSCRHSQVLDCKNWSRDFLPEEYSFLTDNLS
- a CDS encoding ABC transporter permease, producing MVSESMSLSYLRIIWVLVRRDYALQYAGSFLGITWMLLQNLTLIFIYAFVFLFSNLRNPGTQADYSGYVFSGLLFWIPLQELLTRGTSIITDNRQLIKRSSLGMDIFLWVPYFQYLIHFFATAIPIVILLQYYSSVNWVGLIVAFVWMGFIGLYVMLLINYLSRLNIIMKDISPLVRLLSQILFWTLPILYYPNGILGTINSFHPFNIPLDIFRSLILESYTSPFVFYSFIPFLLVFFMIWYFSRNRFHKVVLDQL
- a CDS encoding ABC transporter ATP-binding protein, whose product is MSLKKVTKDYHGFSGALDRIISGLSFGYLGGKVRFRALNDINLECKPGEILGIIGRNGAGKSTLLKVITGVSGYDSGSIEVSGKVRSILELGVGFNPELSGEENVFYNGLVWGYSTTEIYPVMEKVFDFAGLQDFRNTPIKNYSSGMIMRLGFALATATAPEVLVVDEALAVGDASFQQKCIQRFYDFQKLGTTTIIVSHDLTLLSQLCSRIIVMEKGSIIYDGDSITAVRKYMLTIAGDSNEGKTDFAIGNRLQKLDWKLVRSGVENPTLFFVGDEVSLQVDFILRETLPQITVGFHLEDASGLKVFGTSSFHLGNFLHDLEPGVVHSVVFHFPLNIGVGKYSLGLSLHKGDSHVTDCYYWGEGLFSFEVERIQVPKFIGMSYLPVRMEYTAE
- a CDS encoding UDP-glucose dehydrogenase family protein, with translation MKVCVIGTGYVGLVAGTCFAEYGNDVICVDKDAKKIENLRNGIIPIYEPGLSELVLNNAKEQRLKFTTSLSDGVQASDFVFIAVGTPTLADGSADLSMVYGVAKEVGLAMNGYKIVVDKSTVPVGTADGVKKVLSENTKHPFDVVSNPEFLKEGAAIEDFMKPERVVIGADSDKALDLMAELYSPFVLNGNPILRMSLRSAELTKYACNAFLATKISFSNEIANLCDAVGANYEDVRKGMGTDSRIGRQFLYAGIGYGGSCFPKDVQALIKTSQESGSPVRIIEMVEEVNESQKTILLSKILKHYNTEDLSGKTFGIWGLAFKPGTDDMREAPSIPLILELHKRGAKIQAFDPVAKETSEYYFKGKVEYKENPYEAIKGADALLLVTEWREFREPDFTKIKSLLTSPVIFDGRNQYKPKNMEKLGFSYYSIGTR
- a CDS encoding class I SAM-dependent methyltransferase; protein product: MTEDSWLKRWNERYREIEYAYGEEPNDFLRSQLSKLQPGRILFPADGEGRNSVYAAKLGWNVSAFDISSEGKKKADQLAEKNQVIIDYQVCDIEKLKYNLEEFDAIALIYAHFPANLKSYYHKTLDKYLKTGGIIIFEAFSKKHIDYIKANEKVGGPRDIESLFSIEEMKQDFANYQILELEETEIELKEGQYHNGIGSVIRFIGMKK
- a CDS encoding SPFH domain-containing protein — its product is MFGIRFIKTRPIDYVIQFASGKINKKGAGLSFFYFAPSSTLVIVPADTRDAPFIFQEMTKDYQDISIQGQVTFKVNNPEKLASLLDFTIDGTGRYMGDGIEKLNLRMTNLIQVAVREKFRSLDLTEALTAASELYEPVLQRLKSSSTLVELGIDVLDFNILKISPAPEMARALEATTREGFLQTADEAVFHRRNFAVEQERKIKENELQTQIAVEEKNRTIRETKMNAEISVQEKQKLVEIAKMESVQAIESKKLEIEQLKLNSRIEQEKKKTELISSQTKNMLEYAKAKGASMKEELSAFKEIPIEFMEVLASNQMDSSKLIARAFRDIAKNSEKIGNLNISPDLLNMLMDKENPNV
- a CDS encoding NAD+ kinase, which produces MFDKIVIVTRSTRLEESIRKFNTKGQAKFYVTNRGQSFEDYELEYDNYSKAKEQVIRAIDPGIKYHLIDRSYLTNYVFGPNDLVLTLGQDGLVVNTAKYLTGQPIFAVNPDPARFDGVLLPFTTDDIQTNLSRVFEAQPSFHDITMAQVQLGDNQKLYAFNDFFIGPKSQSSARYTIHYRSESERQISSGIIVSTPAGSTGWFSSVFNMANGMNRFANSEIQLTLTQMSWSDKRLLFAVREPFMSQWSKADIVAGTVDSGEELVLESHMPENGVIFSDGMETDFLEFTTGTTAKIKLADKITKLIAASQKG